The following are encoded together in the Xanthomonas vesicatoria ATCC 35937 genome:
- the dgoD gene encoding galactonate dehydratase, with protein sequence MKITRLTTYHAAPRWLFLKVETDEGITGWGEPVIEGRARSVEAAVHELAGYVVGKDPARINDLWQTMYRAGFYRGGAILMSAIAGIDQALWDIKGKALGVPVYELLGGLVRDRMKTYRWVGGDRPGAIIQQITDYRALGFDTFKFNGTEEMKLIDSARAVDAAVVKVAEIREAFGNTIDFGIDFHGRVGAPMAKALLRELEPFKPLFVEEPVLAEQAEYYPRLAASTSIPLAAGERMFSRFEFKNVLCAGGIGMVQPDLSHAGGITECVKIAAMAEAYDVGFAPHCPLGPIALAACLHVDFVSHNAVLQEQSIGIHYNEGADLLDYVINKDDFQCVDGSIAALPKPGLGVEIDEEMLKRANENPPDWRNPVWRHSDGSIAEW encoded by the coding sequence ATGAAGATCACCCGCCTCACCACCTACCACGCCGCACCGCGTTGGTTGTTCCTCAAGGTCGAGACCGACGAGGGCATCACCGGCTGGGGCGAGCCGGTTATCGAGGGCCGCGCGCGCAGCGTGGAAGCGGCCGTGCACGAGCTGGCCGGCTATGTCGTCGGCAAGGACCCGGCGCGCATCAACGACCTGTGGCAGACGATGTATCGCGCCGGGTTTTACCGTGGCGGCGCCATCCTGATGAGCGCCATCGCCGGCATCGACCAGGCGCTGTGGGACATCAAGGGCAAGGCGTTGGGCGTGCCGGTGTACGAGCTGCTGGGCGGGCTGGTGCGCGACCGCATGAAAACCTACCGCTGGGTCGGTGGCGACCGTCCAGGCGCGATCATCCAGCAGATCACCGACTACCGCGCGTTGGGTTTCGACACCTTCAAGTTCAACGGCACCGAGGAAATGAAGCTGATCGACAGCGCGCGCGCGGTCGACGCGGCGGTGGTCAAGGTTGCCGAGATCCGCGAAGCCTTCGGCAACACCATCGACTTCGGTATCGATTTCCATGGCCGCGTCGGCGCGCCGATGGCCAAGGCGCTGCTGCGCGAACTCGAACCGTTCAAGCCGCTGTTCGTCGAAGAACCGGTGCTGGCCGAACAGGCCGAGTATTACCCGCGCCTGGCCGCGAGCACCTCGATTCCGCTGGCGGCCGGCGAGCGCATGTTCTCGCGCTTCGAATTCAAGAACGTGCTGTGCGCCGGTGGTATCGGCATGGTGCAGCCGGACCTGTCGCATGCCGGTGGCATCACCGAGTGCGTCAAGATCGCCGCGATGGCCGAAGCCTACGACGTGGGCTTTGCCCCGCACTGCCCGCTCGGGCCGATCGCGCTGGCCGCGTGCCTGCATGTGGACTTCGTCTCACACAACGCAGTACTGCAGGAACAGAGCATCGGCATCCACTACAACGAAGGCGCCGACCTGCTCGACTACGTCATCAATAAAGACGATTTTCAGTGTGTCGATGGCAGTATCGCCGCCCTGCCCAAACCCGGGCTTGGTGTGGAGATCGACGAAGAGATGCTCAAGCGCGCAAACGAAAATCCGCCGGACTGGCGCAACCCGGTGTGGCGCCACAGCGATGGCAGCATCGCCGAATGGTGA
- a CDS encoding TonB-dependent receptor — MSVQHRHIPAGRSVGQRSIRDFRRSVMAISVATLLSAQAYAQDATTTAAPASDATTQQLDTVQVTGTRSSVTKAQLVKQNAEQIVDSIVAEDIGKLPDNNVAEALQRISGIQISRNYGEGSSIAIRGLTQVRTELNGRDIFTANDGRGLSFEDVSAELLGGVNVYKNPSADMIEGGLGGTVDLRTRLPFDYDGRKIAGSVQYNYYDLADDGKPAFSGLFSDRWQTGIGEIGLLVNYSQQKSPFRQDTISIEPWYTQTDLPGYEGQGVSVPHGAGINTTVGERERKTGAFAMQWRPNDAVEVYTQVLRSEYDFSWQDYSFFALTQQNPIQGLPGIQVNGRNEFVNGSFQNVPTESNTSLTERHSVTTDYSLGAKWTVNEKLTLSTDFQYVDATTKGTRYILATGQDTSPQFNVDFRGTLPRLSVTDASGSEGYLADVNNYDGWRYHLDNKDDNEGTEFAWRSDMDLAFDSDFVRSFKAGVRYTDRDAETKGNVWRFMCLNTACGAATDSPFAAFPSIGLTNNPITDFFRGQSNTFGRTLTAANSAVSNYEQTLATFGASPLVFAPNNINTQNEKTYAAYGVLRFGVDGDIPFDGNIGVRVVRTEVGSQGVRTGTDSEGGGLIPVDVQRTYTDVLPSLNLRWMLSDQLQWRFAASRGISRPTFDRLNPNLSLGTNTGAGGSTFIGSAGNPDLEPMKADQFDTALEWYFGQGSMVYGTAFYKKVEGFIASAVFDETYGGRPAEITRPVNGDAGKIRGAELGYTQFFDFLPGWLSGFGLQTNYTYVDSEAPSPTATDTNGQSLTVPLEGLSKNSYNAILSYETSRFQGRVAYNWRSDWLVTTAGNGTGNLPVYNKGFGQLDASLRFNINDVWSISLDGVNLLDTRRESYLGTESRYRDFVINDRRYGLTLRASL; from the coding sequence ATGTCAGTGCAACATCGCCACATTCCGGCAGGCCGGTCTGTGGGCCAGCGTTCGATCCGTGATTTCCGCCGCTCCGTGATGGCCATCAGTGTGGCCACGCTGCTGAGCGCGCAGGCCTATGCGCAGGATGCGACCACCACCGCTGCACCGGCGTCGGATGCGACCACCCAGCAGCTGGACACGGTGCAGGTCACCGGTACCCGCAGCAGCGTCACCAAGGCGCAGCTGGTCAAGCAGAATGCCGAGCAGATCGTCGATTCCATCGTCGCCGAAGACATCGGCAAGCTGCCCGACAACAACGTCGCCGAAGCGCTGCAGCGCATCTCCGGCATCCAGATTTCGCGTAACTACGGCGAAGGCAGCTCGATCGCCATCCGTGGCCTGACCCAGGTGCGCACCGAGCTCAATGGCCGCGATATCTTCACCGCCAACGACGGCCGCGGCCTGAGCTTCGAAGACGTGTCGGCCGAATTGCTCGGCGGCGTCAACGTCTACAAAAATCCTTCTGCCGACATGATCGAAGGTGGCCTGGGCGGCACCGTCGACCTGCGCACGCGTCTGCCGTTCGACTACGACGGCCGCAAGATCGCCGGGAGCGTGCAGTACAACTATTACGACCTGGCCGACGACGGCAAGCCGGCGTTCTCGGGCCTGTTCAGCGACCGCTGGCAGACCGGCATCGGCGAGATCGGCCTGCTGGTGAACTACTCGCAGCAGAAGAGCCCGTTCCGTCAGGACACCATCTCGATCGAGCCGTGGTACACCCAGACCGACCTGCCGGGCTACGAAGGCCAGGGCGTGTCGGTGCCCCATGGTGCCGGCATCAACACCACCGTCGGTGAGCGCGAGCGCAAGACTGGCGCGTTTGCGATGCAGTGGCGTCCGAACGATGCGGTCGAGGTCTATACGCAGGTGCTGCGGTCGGAATACGACTTCAGCTGGCAAGATTATTCGTTCTTTGCGCTGACCCAACAAAATCCGATTCAAGGATTGCCCGGCATCCAGGTCAACGGTCGCAACGAATTCGTCAATGGCTCGTTCCAGAACGTGCCGACCGAATCCAACACCAGCCTGACCGAGCGTCACTCGGTGACCACCGATTACTCGCTGGGTGCCAAGTGGACGGTCAACGAAAAGCTGACCCTGAGCACCGACTTCCAGTACGTTGATGCCACCACCAAGGGTACCCGGTACATCTTAGCAACCGGGCAAGACACCAGCCCGCAGTTCAACGTCGACTTCCGTGGCACGCTGCCGCGCCTGTCCGTCACCGATGCCAGCGGCTCAGAGGGATATCTAGCCGACGTCAACAACTACGACGGCTGGCGCTACCACCTGGACAACAAGGACGACAATGAAGGTACGGAGTTCGCCTGGCGTTCGGACATGGACTTGGCGTTCGATAGCGACTTCGTGCGTAGCTTCAAGGCGGGTGTGCGTTATACCGATCGCGATGCCGAAACAAAAGGCAACGTGTGGCGCTTCATGTGTTTGAACACCGCCTGCGGTGCTGCGACCGACTCGCCATTCGCGGCTTTCCCCAGCATCGGTCTCACGAACAATCCAATTACCGATTTTTTCCGCGGACAAAGCAACACTTTTGGACGCACGCTGACAGCAGCCAATTCGGCAGTGTCTAACTATGAGCAGACTCTGGCCACGTTTGGCGCCAGCCCGCTTGTATTTGCACCCAACAACATCAACACGCAGAACGAAAAGACCTACGCGGCGTATGGTGTACTGCGTTTCGGCGTGGATGGCGACATCCCGTTTGACGGCAACATCGGTGTGCGCGTTGTGCGTACTGAGGTAGGTTCACAAGGGGTGAGAACCGGAACGGATTCGGAGGGCGGCGGTTTGATCCCAGTCGATGTTCAACGCACCTACACTGACGTGCTGCCTAGCTTGAATTTGCGTTGGATGCTCAGTGATCAGCTGCAGTGGCGCTTCGCTGCCTCGCGTGGCATTTCCCGCCCGACGTTTGATCGACTCAATCCTAATTTGAGTTTGGGAACTAACACCGGTGCAGGCGGCTCGACGTTTATTGGCAGCGCGGGTAACCCGGATCTTGAGCCAATGAAAGCCGATCAGTTCGACACTGCGTTGGAATGGTATTTTGGGCAAGGCTCTATGGTGTACGGCACAGCTTTCTACAAAAAAGTGGAGGGCTTCATCGCCAGCGCCGTGTTTGATGAGACCTATGGTGGGCGTCCCGCAGAGATCACCCGTCCGGTCAACGGCGATGCCGGCAAGATCCGCGGCGCGGAACTGGGCTATACGCAGTTCTTCGACTTCCTGCCGGGTTGGCTGAGCGGCTTCGGCCTGCAGACCAACTACACCTATGTCGACAGCGAGGCACCCAGCCCCACTGCCACCGACACCAACGGCCAGTCGTTGACGGTGCCGCTGGAAGGCCTGTCCAAGAACAGCTACAACGCGATCCTCAGCTACGAAACCTCGCGCTTCCAGGGCCGTGTGGCCTACAACTGGCGCAGCGACTGGCTGGTAACCACCGCAGGCAACGGCACCGGCAACCTGCCGGTCTACAACAAGGGCTTCGGCCAGCTGGATGCCTCGCTGCGTTTCAACATCAATGATGTCTGGTCGATTTCGCTGGATGGCGTGAATCTGCTCGATACCCGTCGCGAAAGCTACCTGGGGACCGAGTCGCGTTACCGCGACTTCGTGATCAACGATCGTCGGTATGGCCTGACCTTGCGGGCCAGCCTGTAG
- a CDS encoding 2-dehydro-3-deoxygalactonokinase produces MIAVDWGTSSLRAYLLDATGAVLEQRRGSDGILACQGRFGEVLSALIDGWDGPVLLSGMIGSRNGWVEQAYLPCPTDTAALAAAMRRYDDLLPGRALWFVPGVSTGAQQGVPDVMRGEETQLVGLIAALGDGDHIACLPGTHSKWATIANGQLTDFATVMTGELYALLRQHSILGKLMPEDHADLESEAFLLGVDRSADPGGLSHHLFGTRTLGLFDRLSAKALPSYLSGLLIGHELREHRGSHATVHLVGSPALAQRYALALTHLGVATVPHPEDLAAAGLFALARQYGLT; encoded by the coding sequence ATGATCGCTGTCGATTGGGGCACGAGCAGCCTGCGCGCCTACCTGCTCGACGCGACCGGCGCCGTGCTGGAACAGCGCCGTGGCAGCGACGGCATCCTCGCCTGCCAGGGCCGCTTTGGCGAGGTCCTGAGCGCATTGATCGACGGCTGGGACGGCCCGGTACTGCTGTCGGGCATGATCGGCAGCCGCAACGGTTGGGTCGAACAGGCCTACCTGCCCTGCCCGACCGACACCGCCGCACTGGCGGCGGCCATGCGCCGCTACGACGACCTGCTGCCCGGCCGCGCACTGTGGTTCGTGCCGGGCGTTAGTACCGGCGCGCAGCAGGGCGTGCCGGATGTCATGCGTGGCGAAGAAACCCAGCTGGTCGGGCTGATTGCCGCACTCGGGGATGGCGACCACATCGCCTGCCTGCCCGGCACCCACAGCAAATGGGCAACCATCGCCAACGGCCAGCTGACCGACTTCGCCACCGTGATGACCGGCGAACTGTATGCGCTGCTGCGCCAGCACAGCATCCTCGGCAAGCTGATGCCCGAGGATCACGCCGACCTGGAGAGCGAAGCCTTCCTGCTGGGCGTGGATCGCAGCGCGGACCCCGGCGGCCTCAGCCACCACCTGTTCGGCACCCGCACGCTGGGCCTGTTCGACCGCCTGAGTGCAAAGGCCCTGCCCTCGTACCTCTCGGGCCTGCTGATCGGCCACGAGCTCCGCGAGCATCGCGGCAGTCACGCCACCGTGCACCTGGTCGGCAGCCCCGCCCTGGCGCAACGCTACGCTTTGGCGCTGACGCATCTGGGCGTCGCCACCGTCCCTCACCCCGAAGACCTGGCCGCCGCCGGCCTGTTCGCCCTGGCCAGGCAATACGGGCTGACCTGA
- the fdxA gene encoding ferredoxin FdxA codes for MPFVVTENCIKCKYTDCVEVCPVDCFHVGPNFLVIDPDECIDCTLCEPECPANAIYPEDDVPAGQEGFVALNAELAKAWPVLTVRQEPLPDAADWDGKPNKLPLLQR; via the coding sequence ATGCCTTTTGTTGTCACCGAAAACTGCATCAAGTGCAAATACACCGACTGCGTCGAAGTCTGCCCGGTGGATTGCTTCCACGTCGGCCCGAATTTTCTGGTCATCGACCCGGACGAGTGCATTGACTGCACCCTGTGCGAGCCCGAATGCCCGGCCAACGCGATCTACCCGGAAGATGACGTCCCCGCCGGCCAGGAAGGCTTCGTCGCGCTCAACGCCGAACTGGCCAAAGCCTGGCCGGTGCTGACAGTGCGCCAGGAGCCCCTGCCCGATGCTGCAGACTGGGACGGCAAACCGAACAAGTTGCCGCTGCTGCAGCGCTAA
- a CDS encoding LysR family transcriptional regulator, with protein sequence MANSSTPWFNAARLKTRQLLLLLHLHEQRSVLRAAEAASMTQPAASKLLAEMEDMLGVKLFERHARGVEPTWYGHVLIRRARAAMSEIGRAQEEIAALRAGRMGQASIGTVVNPGTNLVPQAIAEVKREFPDILVRVEMDYSRPLVAKLLDGQLDIVIGRILGPEGVGELEFEPLADEPHSVIARAGHPLASRVGLQHTDLVRHGWILPPADSVLRARLDSMFMEHGVQTPTNAIETSSLPVTSTLLRGTDMLTALPVESVAPLIQAKLLTVLPIELGVRMESFGIIRRRDYILPPGAERILQALRTTARRLYPGLRGPESLT encoded by the coding sequence ATGGCAAATTCCAGCACTCCCTGGTTCAACGCAGCCCGCCTCAAGACGCGCCAACTCCTGCTGTTGCTGCATCTGCACGAACAACGCTCGGTACTGCGTGCGGCCGAGGCCGCCAGCATGACCCAACCGGCCGCCTCCAAGCTGCTGGCCGAGATGGAAGACATGTTGGGGGTGAAACTGTTCGAGCGGCATGCCCGCGGTGTCGAGCCCACCTGGTATGGCCATGTGCTGATCCGGCGCGCGCGCGCTGCGATGTCGGAGATTGGCCGGGCGCAGGAAGAAATCGCTGCGTTGCGGGCCGGTCGCATGGGCCAGGCCTCGATCGGGACGGTGGTCAATCCAGGCACCAATCTGGTGCCGCAGGCGATTGCCGAGGTCAAACGCGAGTTCCCGGACATCCTGGTGCGGGTGGAGATGGACTACAGCCGCCCCCTGGTGGCCAAGTTGCTGGATGGCCAGCTGGATATCGTGATCGGCCGCATCCTGGGCCCGGAAGGCGTGGGCGAACTGGAGTTCGAGCCGCTGGCCGATGAGCCGCATTCGGTGATCGCACGCGCCGGCCACCCACTGGCCAGCCGGGTTGGCCTGCAGCACACCGACCTGGTGCGGCATGGCTGGATCCTGCCGCCGGCCGACAGTGTGCTGCGTGCGCGGCTGGACTCGATGTTCATGGAGCACGGCGTGCAGACGCCGACCAATGCCATCGAAACCTCGTCGTTGCCGGTGACTTCGACCCTGTTGCGCGGCACCGACATGCTCACCGCATTGCCGGTGGAGTCGGTGGCGCCGCTGATCCAGGCCAAGTTGCTGACCGTGCTGCCGATCGAACTGGGCGTGCGGATGGAGTCGTTTGGCATCATCCGCCGGCGCGATTACATCCTGCCGCCAGGTGCCGAGCGCATCCTGCAAGCGCTGCGAACCACCGCGCGCCGCTTGTACCCGGGTCTGCGCGGTCCGGAATCCCTTACCTAG
- a CDS encoding TonB-dependent receptor, producing MSKFSSHASAGTGVRARRLQHLRHSAMAVSIGVLLAAPVYAQQAQSSPSALSNKAGASAVDLDTVEVRGVRASLIKSQVIKRDSTQIVDSVSAEDIGALPDRSVTETLQRVSGVTIDHFAARSDPDHFSAEGSGVMIRGLTQVRGELNGRDIFSAASGRGLSFEDVPAELMAGVDVYKNPSAEIIEGGLGGTVNLRTRMPFDNPGRIVGGNVDVNYGDMSKKYKPSASFLFSDRWDTGVGEMGFMIDIAHSELATRSDGIQVEPYVRRTDEAVLAGSGRSEVYVPGGVNWRQLDFERKRDGIAAAFQWKPSDQTEIYAQYLRSRYDMNWQERAAFFNDSNNSISPAPGTTFEYDQDGVFQRGSPVSNSWRGLLTGDGVRFNTDNRYSEQRTTTSDLSVGFSHYFNDNLQIKGDVQLVQSENDQLDFTVFSATYLPGLTYDVSGKYPTVQIANQGFTQDPSNYFWAAAMDHLGNNRGRQLSTRVDLEYTFQDSSWLRFARFGMRATDRNQTNKNSGYNWGVLSDNWAAIPGSASGLADMSQYLPDESSRFTFSNFFRGGVNVPTTLVVPNGGLVKNYRRASGLLQQQIVALRGYGWAPDTYQPQDTNRQFERTQAAYAALYFGNDEAWGVPVDGNIGVRIVQTKTQAEGFGQFQDLSGLNVSPELQARYTGQYFDNNSQGSYTNVLPSLNMRFRFTDTLQWRIAASKAMARPDYTQLQPYVLLNVETDDAGNATNFVGTAGNPTLKPMTANQFDTALEWYFDTSDMLYTTLFYKKVKDYFSTQTRSETYDNREWLVTRPYNTDEGTIRGAEVGYTQFFDALPGWMSGFGINANFTFVDSKGGANTAIDPYTRTTVTGVELPLEGLSRRSYNLAGIYEKGPLSLRLAYNWRSRYLLTTSDAATRLPTWADDYGQLDGSFFYRFNEHLQLGVQANNLTNTVTKVLMGPTSYADGEVDPRLYTRSSFVNDRRYSLVLRMNW from the coding sequence ATGTCCAAGTTTTCAAGCCATGCCTCGGCAGGTACGGGCGTGCGTGCCCGTCGTCTGCAACATCTGCGTCATTCCGCCATGGCTGTCAGCATCGGCGTGTTGCTTGCCGCACCGGTGTACGCGCAACAGGCGCAATCCTCGCCAAGCGCTCTTTCGAACAAGGCCGGCGCCAGCGCCGTGGATCTGGATACGGTGGAAGTGCGCGGTGTACGCGCCAGCCTGATCAAATCGCAGGTGATCAAGCGCGACTCCACCCAGATCGTCGATTCGGTCAGCGCCGAAGACATCGGCGCGCTGCCCGACCGCAGCGTTACCGAAACGCTGCAGCGCGTCAGCGGCGTGACCATCGACCACTTCGCCGCACGCAGCGACCCTGACCACTTTTCCGCCGAAGGCAGTGGCGTGATGATTCGCGGCCTCACCCAGGTGCGCGGCGAACTCAATGGCCGCGACATCTTCAGCGCCGCCAGCGGCCGTGGCTTGAGCTTCGAGGACGTGCCGGCCGAATTGATGGCTGGCGTGGACGTGTACAAGAATCCGTCGGCGGAAATCATCGAGGGCGGCCTGGGCGGTACGGTCAACCTGCGTACGCGCATGCCGTTCGACAACCCGGGACGCATCGTCGGCGGCAATGTCGACGTCAACTACGGCGACATGAGCAAGAAGTACAAGCCGTCGGCGTCGTTCCTGTTCAGCGATCGCTGGGACACCGGCGTCGGCGAAATGGGCTTCATGATCGATATCGCCCATTCGGAACTGGCCACGCGCTCGGACGGCATCCAGGTGGAGCCGTATGTGCGCCGCACCGACGAGGCGGTGCTGGCCGGCAGCGGGCGCAGCGAGGTGTACGTGCCCGGCGGCGTCAACTGGCGCCAGCTGGATTTCGAACGCAAGCGAGACGGTATCGCTGCAGCGTTTCAATGGAAGCCCAGCGACCAGACCGAGATCTACGCGCAATACCTGCGATCGCGCTACGACATGAACTGGCAGGAGCGCGCGGCGTTCTTCAATGACAGCAACAACAGCATCAGTCCGGCACCCGGCACCACGTTCGAGTACGACCAGGACGGCGTCTTCCAGCGCGGCTCGCCGGTGTCCAACTCCTGGCGCGGTCTGTTGACCGGCGATGGTGTGCGTTTCAATACCGACAACCGCTATTCCGAGCAGCGCACCACCACCTCGGACCTGTCGGTGGGCTTCAGCCACTATTTCAACGACAACCTGCAGATCAAAGGTGATGTGCAGCTGGTGCAGTCGGAGAACGACCAGCTCGACTTCACCGTGTTCAGCGCAACCTACCTACCTGGCCTGACCTATGACGTGTCGGGCAAGTATCCGACCGTGCAGATCGCCAACCAGGGTTTCACCCAGGACCCGTCCAATTATTTCTGGGCCGCGGCGATGGATCACCTGGGCAACAATCGCGGACGTCAGCTCTCCACCCGCGTGGACCTGGAATACACCTTCCAGGACAGCAGCTGGCTACGCTTTGCGCGCTTTGGCATGCGCGCCACCGACCGCAACCAGACCAACAAGAACTCCGGATACAACTGGGGCGTGTTGTCGGACAACTGGGCGGCGATCCCCGGCAGCGCTTCGGGCCTTGCGGACATGTCGCAATACCTGCCCGACGAGTCGTCGCGGTTCACCTTCTCCAATTTCTTCCGTGGCGGCGTGAACGTGCCCACCACGCTTGTGGTGCCCAACGGTGGGCTGGTCAAGAACTACCGCCGCGCGTCGGGTCTGCTACAACAGCAGATCGTGGCGTTGCGCGGCTACGGGTGGGCGCCGGATACCTATCAGCCCCAGGACACCAACCGGCAGTTCGAGCGCACCCAGGCCGCGTATGCGGCGCTGTATTTCGGCAACGACGAGGCTTGGGGTGTGCCGGTGGACGGCAATATCGGCGTGCGCATCGTGCAGACCAAGACCCAGGCCGAAGGCTTTGGTCAGTTTCAGGACCTGTCCGGCTTGAACGTGTCGCCGGAGCTGCAGGCCCGTTACACCGGCCAGTATTTCGACAACAACTCGCAGGGCAGCTACACCAATGTGTTGCCGAGCTTGAACATGCGCTTCCGCTTCACCGACACCTTGCAGTGGCGTATCGCCGCGTCCAAGGCCATGGCGCGCCCGGATTACACCCAATTGCAGCCGTACGTGCTGCTCAACGTGGAGACCGACGACGCCGGCAACGCGACCAACTTCGTCGGTACCGCCGGTAACCCGACCCTCAAGCCGATGACCGCCAACCAGTTCGATACCGCGTTGGAGTGGTACTTCGACACCAGCGACATGCTGTACACCACGCTGTTCTACAAGAAGGTCAAGGATTACTTCTCCACCCAGACCCGCAGCGAGACCTACGATAATCGCGAGTGGCTGGTGACCCGGCCGTACAACACCGACGAAGGCACCATCCGCGGCGCCGAAGTGGGCTATACGCAGTTCTTCGACGCGCTGCCCGGCTGGATGAGCGGCTTCGGCATCAATGCCAACTTCACCTTCGTCGACAGCAAGGGCGGCGCCAATACCGCTATCGACCCGTACACCCGCACCACGGTGACCGGCGTCGAGCTGCCGCTGGAAGGCTTATCGCGGCGCAGCTACAACCTGGCCGGTATCTACGAGAAGGGCCCGCTGTCGCTGCGGCTGGCCTACAACTGGCGCTCGCGGTACCTGCTGACCACCAGCGACGCGGCCACGCGGCTGCCGACCTGGGCCGATGACTATGGCCAGCTCGACGGCTCGTTCTTCTACCGCTTCAACGAGCATCTGCAGCTCGGTGTGCAGGCCAACAACCTGACCAACACCGTGACCAAGGTGCTGATGGGTCCGACCTCGTATGCGGATGGCGAAGTGGACCCGCGGCTGTATACACGTTCGTCGTTCGTCAACGACCGGCGGTATTCGCTGGTGCTGCGGATGAACTGGTAA
- a CDS encoding SMP-30/gluconolactonase/LRE family protein encodes MVSTPEHTAVLAVDSRCTHGEGVLWCEQRQSLYWVDISEKRLWRHHPDSAKTRFWTLPDRPGCLGLMDDGRLLIALAKAVGIVDPDSTENDVLPFEKLADIEADNPLTRSNDGRVDRHGNLVFGTMDEHDNKTARGAMYQFSLTHGLRALPLPGVSIPNSICFSLDGRTMYYCDSVRPQILCCDYDQETAQTSNTRVFATLDRDDAEPDGSIIDAEGYLWNAQWRASRVVRYRPDGSVERIVHLPVKHPTCSAFGGAALDRLHVISSRLDHSAEELARMPEAGGLFVCDVAIVGLPESRVASA; translated from the coding sequence ATGGTGAGCACACCCGAGCACACCGCCGTACTGGCGGTCGACAGCCGCTGCACGCATGGCGAAGGCGTGTTGTGGTGCGAGCAGCGCCAGTCGCTGTACTGGGTCGACATCAGCGAAAAACGCTTGTGGCGGCATCACCCGGACAGCGCGAAGACGCGCTTCTGGACCCTACCCGATCGCCCCGGCTGCCTCGGCCTGATGGACGATGGCCGCCTGCTGATCGCGCTGGCCAAGGCTGTCGGCATCGTCGACCCGGACAGCACAGAAAACGACGTATTGCCGTTCGAGAAACTGGCCGACATCGAGGCAGACAACCCGCTGACGCGCAGTAACGATGGCCGCGTCGATCGGCACGGCAATCTGGTGTTTGGCACCATGGACGAGCACGACAACAAGACTGCGCGCGGGGCGATGTACCAATTCTCGCTGACCCATGGCTTGCGCGCGCTGCCGCTGCCGGGCGTGTCGATCCCCAACTCGATCTGCTTCAGCCTGGATGGCCGCACCATGTACTACTGCGACTCGGTGCGCCCGCAGATCCTGTGCTGCGACTACGACCAGGAGACCGCGCAGACCAGCAACACGCGCGTGTTTGCCACCCTGGACCGCGACGACGCCGAGCCGGACGGCTCCATCATCGACGCCGAAGGCTATCTGTGGAATGCGCAGTGGCGCGCCAGCCGCGTAGTGCGCTATCGCCCCGACGGCAGCGTCGAGCGCATCGTGCACCTGCCGGTCAAGCACCCAACCTGCAGCGCCTTCGGTGGCGCGGCGCTGGATCGCCTGCACGTGATCTCCTCGCGCCTGGACCATAGCGCCGAAGAACTCGCACGCATGCCCGAAGCCGGCGGCCTGTTCGTCTGCGATGTAGCCATTGTCGGCCTGCCCGAAAGCCGGGTGGCCAGCGCATGA
- a CDS encoding 2-dehydro-3-deoxy-6-phosphogalactonate aldolase: MTLQTTASLFALPLIAILRGITPEDTLAHVGALIDVGFDAIEIPLNSPRWEQSIALAQHTYGERAWIGAGTVLRNEDVDTLADIGARFIVTPNTRPSLIRHAVSRGLTVVAGFATASEAFDAIDAGATILKLFPAATYGAAHVRALRSVLPPHIPVYVVGGVSPQTLAGFLARGAAGAGIGGELYKPAQSLETTQTHARAFVQAYQELQG, from the coding sequence ATGACTTTACAGACCACCGCCAGCCTGTTCGCTTTGCCGTTGATCGCCATCCTGCGTGGCATCACGCCGGAAGACACGCTCGCCCATGTCGGCGCGCTGATAGACGTCGGCTTCGATGCGATCGAGATCCCGCTCAATTCGCCGCGCTGGGAACAGAGCATCGCCCTCGCCCAGCACACCTATGGCGAGCGCGCCTGGATCGGCGCCGGCACCGTGCTGCGCAACGAAGACGTGGACACACTGGCCGACATCGGTGCGCGCTTCATCGTCACCCCCAACACGCGCCCGTCGCTGATCCGCCATGCGGTGTCGCGCGGGCTGACCGTGGTGGCCGGTTTCGCCACCGCCAGCGAGGCGTTTGACGCCATCGATGCCGGCGCCACGATCCTGAAGCTGTTCCCGGCCGCGACCTATGGCGCGGCGCATGTGCGCGCGTTGCGCTCGGTGCTGCCCCCGCACATCCCCGTGTATGTGGTCGGTGGCGTCAGTCCGCAAACCCTGGCCGGCTTCCTCGCCCGGGGCGCCGCCGGCGCCGGCATCGGCGGCGAGCTCTATAAACCCGCGCAATCGCTCGAAACAACCCAGACGCATGCACGCGCCTTTGTGCAGGCCTACCAGGAACTGCAAGGATGA